The sequence TATTAGCAAAGAAGAAACCTACAAGTATCTCTACGTTGTAACTTCAGTCTTCTTTCAGTTTGTGAATTGATATGGTTTGGTTTCTTTTGCAAGTACGACTAGTGTACGAAAAGGTTGTCAACCCTTTGTTTGAGAAGCGGCCAAAGCAGTTTGGTACCGGTGGTGCATTGTCACCGAAAAAAGAACTTGACTGGGTAGGTCAAGTGGCCTCATGTTGTTCGTATTCAAAGACAAAGGAGGATTCTGAAGCAACACTTGAAGGTTCCTCCTGCTGTTAACCAGTTCAGCAAAACACTTGACAAGAACCTTGATAGGACTTTCATTGCTGTGTTAGAAACTCTATAACGTGCATAAATTTGGTAGACTTTGGCTGAAGTTGTTTGATTATTACATCCTGGAAACTGCagattattttttctgatgccaagttgtaatttttattctttctttaaatGTGACAACTAAACAACTCTTCAAGTTGTTGCCCAAATATAGGCCCGAAGGGAAAGCAGCTAAGAAAGGAAAAGGCTTCTTCGAAGAGCACAAGCTGAAGCTGAGGCGAAAACTGTGGAATCAAAGAAGCTGTTGTTAGGGATTGGATTCAATTTCTTCTTGAGAGTCATCCACCTATTAACTACTTGTTTGCcaattttttgagttttggGTACTTTAAAGTTGCCTTTTTactaattgatatataaatgtatTAAGTTTTATTGTTAAGTTGTTGGTGCTttgtaaaatttgaaattgttGAGGCCGGAGGAATTTAAGTTTTAGTTGTTTCAAACACAGATATAATACAAATGCCTAGAACAATAATTACAAACTACCATGACAAGGTTCAAGCTGACATAGAAAAATGCAGCCGCAAGAATGAcctaataaaaacaaagaCACTTACAAGAACTCATTTCCCAGCTGGgttctttcattttctcacCACCCAAACagaaataacaataaataaaaaaaactgaacataAAACAGAGAGAGTAGCGAAAACACTaacacaataaaaaagaaagagaaaactaCCTTTTGAAAATTCGCAGTTAGAGGAAAGCTCAAAGATCGGAACCAAATTTCAAGCTTTGGAAGTTTTGAGGCTCCAAGGTGTGATAAATACAAGCTACTTGCTCAGACTCTAGTTtgtgatttaaaaaaaaaaaagaaaaaaaagaaaacaggtTCAAGAATGAAGATTATATGAGATGAATGCCAGGAGTTAGAGGGCAAGGGCAGCTTGAATCTTGAGagaaaatgtaaataaaacaCTCAACTTCTTGGGAAAAGTCAATTATCTCCCTAAAAGTCACTTTGGTGCAATTAAACTCCTATGGTTTCTTTATAAGTGAACCATTTAAACGagtcaatattttattacctAAGAGAAAATGTACTTGGTGCATAATGTCAACTAAAATcttattgtttttaatattaaaattaagacaattgaagtatttatgtagttAAAATGGAAGTACAAAATTCAAGTCTATGATAGAGTAAAGTTAAGGGTGCTGCATATCttccataaaaaataataaacaagaCCTACATGGGCTTGCCTGTCATAAATTCAATCACACCATGaagaataataacaataatcaTACAGCagcttaaaaaattattgcaACATAACCTCTGACCTTAAGATACTGCACAAAACTCCTGGAATTTTGCTATTATTGTGCCCACAAGTGTTGCCCCATAAGGAAGGGCAGCgatatgttttaaaaaaatgcaCTGTAACATCCATTTAAAAGTGCAGCAATTCAAACATTTTAAGTGATGATACATATAGCTAAATCAGCATGCTGATGCTAATCATTCAACCTCAATTATAAGCtcatttatactatttattgacagaagaagaagaaaaagaaaaaatgaaacaagATTTTTGCCACAATATCTTTACCAATAGGTAATAACATCTCATTAGAGTCGAACATTGTAACTAGCTAAAGGTAATGTTGCTATACTGAGTTTACACAATATATGCAGGCAGACTAACTTCCCAACAAGATTCCCCCTCAAATGAATTGCATTTATAGCCAGCAGCAGCTTACCATAAAAGAAGCTCTGCAATCCAGCTGTTTTAAGGAACTAACAATAATAGGACCAAACATTTAGTTAAAATCAACACAGATTTCTTTCTGCTTCAGCTCCAATGCCATTCTCTCGTTCTCAAGTTTCATCCTCTCATTCTCCATCCTCAACTTTTCAAGTTCGCGATCTCTTTTCCGGCTAAATCTTTGCCACTTGAATCGCTGCTTTTCCAATTCCAACGTCTCAATTTGAATTTGTAGCTTTTGCTCTTCTAACTGAAGTGCACGAGACTCCATCCACTGCTTCTGTAACCAAGCTGCTTTTGTACACTCAGGTGAGTTTTGATTCATATCAACTTCGGAAATCTGGAAATTAGAATGAGAACCTTTATTCCCATCCTGAGATGAGTTCCCAAAACAAACATCTTCATGGCCCTGGCCTTGTCTCAACCTTTTTGCAGAGCCCCCCAAGAGTCCATGTATACCCCGGCTTTCCCCATGTGAAGCTTGAGTCTCCGCAAATTCATCATGATCATCAGTTTCCACTTCTTGATCATCTTCATCCATATCATCATGTTGATGCCGTCTcacatcatcattatcatgaCCATCTTTACTTCTAAGAGCTAACTGTAGGGAACGCTGCAGTGCAGGATCGTGAGGCAAATGCAGTCTATTTCCATTATGGTAGGAACACATCTCTTCATAGAACAGATGTTTTGAGCTTAATATTTTCCTAACAtcatctttctctttctctgttAAATAATCTATAACATCTAGAAGTGCTGGATTCTCCACAACTTGGCAAGAAGTGCCCCTGCCTAGCATGTCGTTGAGctttttatatcttttgttAAGGTCATTGAATTTATCCTCACATTGCTGAGGTGAAACAAGGTGACCCCTTTCAGCCATGACCTTTGAAACTGATTTCCACTTTCCCTTTTTTTGTAGGACAGAAAATTTCCTTCTCATGCCGCTGCCATAATCCGAAGTCACGTCCTCTCCTATGTAAGAGACAGCAGTTATTAGAAGCCTCACCATTTTATCAGTCCACTTAACCCGCTGCCATGGCGATCCTTTTTTCCCTCTACTTGGATCATTGTGACCATCAGCACCATCTTCAGTATAACTTGGTTCATCCTCATCGCTTGCTGAATTTTTCCCCTTATCTCCCTTATTGTAATCAGTCATAGAGATTATTTGATCAGAGTTGCGCATGGTCCCCATTGCCAGGGGAAAACCCTCATGAGTTGAGGGCTGCACAGATGACCCTTGGCGATGGAGAGGGTTCTGTTGATGGTGTACAGCATGCTGGTGCTGctcttgatgatgatgaacTCTCGTTGATCCTTGCAAGTCAAAGCCACCAAATATACCTCCTTGTGATAAATTCCCTTCCATTGCTTGTTTCAAACAATGAACTAAGATTATGGGTCTCCTAAGACCCTAGCCTGGGATACAGTTTTGGCTATATAGTAGCCAATTGCAATGATTTATTTCTTCAGTGCAACCAATTGCCACAGTAACTCATCATACAAAAGGGTTTATTCCTGCGCAAGGGCCACAATTATTCATCACGCAACCATATTTCAAAAGTATTAATCATTAGACTCTTCTTTTTACTGAGCAAGATGCTAACTTATCTCCTCTATAATGCAACAAAAGCAACCAATCAAGCAAgtgaaaacaataaaagcaaTCAAATGTGTTAGGTTTCATATTCagataaattcataataagCTTTCTAATTTCAAACAGCTCGAAACGCGATTTTAAGAACGGAATGATAAATGAAACACCATGATTATAGATTTGAAAGAGCAACTAACTATtggaaaataaatagataaataaataaaaagaagctTAAATTGGTAGATGGTAACTGTATAGAATAATCAAAAGgtgaaagttaaaaaaaaaaaaaaaaagcttatCATTCtctaaagaaatataaaacagGCGGCTCCTCCAATGTCCAACGAAACTGGTATGTTCTGCTGGGATTTTGCAACTTACAACTAGACAACAGCGCCAGATGCTTCCAATTTCGACCTGATTTTGCGATAAGAGGAGTCTCATAATTTTTGGGCTGCAGATATTAACTGGGTTTCTTCCTTTCCTTTAAGGAGAATAGCTGGGTTTTCTATTGTAGAGCTCGAAATCAAAGGGGGGTGtgaattcttttttcctttttctcagAAAAAATGGGtatgaaattgattttttttttttttgtttctatcATTTACTGATATATCGTCTGCTTAACTCTATATAGACACTTGTGATTCTGCCTGAACCCAGTAATAAAAcgagataatttttattttattttaaaaaaattatttgcacTGATCTGagtcataaaaaaaaaaaacaagttaTACAGAGACTATAGTATATGGAGTAAATAGTAACTAAAAAAATtgctactttctttttctttttaaatacaaaattattagttatatttttaggttttatacaaaaaaatcTTATAGCTATATAATCagttttctatttatattgttgtttttgtaaggtttatttttagtttattttcttttttctatactGTATTTgacttttgttttattttgactaatttttttatttttgattcaGTTATAATCGTTGAAAGTGAATGTCGAAGATTGTTTCAGTGCTAAAGTTGGTTATATGATGTTATTACAAACATTAAATATAAGCTTGATGAGAAATAATTGTTGATGTTTAGGAATagttattttggttattttttagatCTTGCTTTTAAGTTGCATTCCTAACTTATTCATTTCTTACTTTTTAGGGAGGTTGAGcaacttaataattttaagatgtGGTTTGATGTCTATGATCATAGATTGAGATTTGTTATAGATGAGTTTTCTTTAGTTACAGGTTTGAAATGTCACAGGGAGTTGAACAAGCTTGGTTTTGCTAAAAAATCAAATGCTTTAGTTGATAAGTATTTTAAAGATGTTAAACAGATAAACAAGCAAACCATTGAAGAAGTATTTTTGTCTAAAAGATGGTTGTGTGATGATGATGCTATGAAGCTTGCTTGTTTGTATTTCTTGCATCTTTATCTGTTGTCTTCAGCGAAAGAGAAGTTGATTCTGTTGTCTGATTTTGATGTTTTTAAATCTGGTAAATATTTAGAGGTCTTTAATCTTACTCTTGATTCTTTAAAGAGTTAAGTATATGGAAAAGGGAAGAATATTcaggaaggaaaagaaaaaatattattatagattGATTGGTTTTCCTTATGCACTTCAATATTAACCTTATGAGTGTTGTCTTTCAGTTGTTAACTCTATTGCTCTTTTGGTGTGTAGTGATATAAttcctcgaattttaaaatggAAAGTTACTAACATTCTGAGTTATAAATCTTTGGATGGTGGTTTGTTTTGGAATGGAGGAAAAAAGGTAATTAGTTttcttcttgatttttttattttttataaatactattttttacatttttatattcttttagttGAAGCTGAAAAATATTCTTCCCACTACTGTTGAAAGGGAAAAGCTTGATTTGaacagtttttttttaaaggatAAGGGTAAATCTATTATTGATGGTGATGAAAATGTAAAATCAACAAGAAATCTAGTTCAAGTTCATCTGATTCAATTGAGAAAAAAGTGGATTCTCTTTTGTTTGATCAGAAGAAATTGCAAGGTGATCTTAGTGGCCTCAGACTTtgtattaatttgaaatttattaatatttttgaatgtTTATCAGCTTTGAAAAAGAAGCTTAGGGTTGATAAAAAAACTGATACTATAAGCTCTTTTATAATTGagttttagttaatttttggttgatcttctttttgttgtttgatggttttttttagtaatatgTAAGATCATAAAGATAACAGTGTTACTGATAGTTCATTTGATACTAAGGATGATTTttatgatgatgaagaagaataagaagaatatATGTTGTTGagatagtttttttaatttttattctattaggtatataatttttatacttaatgttctttttttaatttctttggtAACTTGTATATAAATCGGAGAAACACTCTGATGCTtctaaagaatttaatattgataCGAAAGATGATGTTATTGaggaagaaaatataattgtcTCCAGTTGTAAAAATGatgttttgaagaaaaagattatgaTGGTAATGGTGGAAATTCTAGGCGTATGTATTGTAATATGAGCGATGATAAAGTTGATGTTGGTATATGTGGTAGTGGTGTTGTTGGTACAAGTAATGATAATGTTAGTATAGGTACTAATAGTGGCACTCGTGATGTTGGAGATAAACTTTAGAAGGTATTGGTGCTAATAAGGttatttgcattttttttattatttcatatatttttttatttttttattttataaagatgATAAGAAATGTGAAGTTAATTTTGGATCTTCTTTTAACGATATTGATCCAGAAGTCTTGAAAGAAACTCTTGCTAAGGCTATGACGGCTGTTAAGGTAAGCTCATTCTatgtatgtttatttttttatatattttaagttgatttgctggtttatttttttatgtttcttttttacaaGCTATTGATTCTGGTAATGTTTCTAGTACTGttaatttaaactttggtGCTGATATACCAGTTTATTCTAAGAGGGTGATTAAACCTAGTTTTGTATTTAAGTCACCTTTTTTAGCTGAGTTTGGTCCTTCTGAAGCTGGAAATGCTAAGAAGAAAAACCTAAATTGGTGATGCGTGATCTTTGTCCTTTTAGTGTTGAACTTTctactttttctaattttaacaaacaagttaaatttgatttatggtTGGATGCTcgaatgaaaaagaagaataagtaatttttttattttttttattttttttaaatttttttttgtgattgacttcatttttttatttttataggaGAAAGATTTATTAtgcaaaaaatatgaaattaatccCCCTTTGAATCCTAAAGTTGAAGCtgtttatcaaaaaatttggttTCATTCACTTCAGTATTATGGTCATGCTCTTTCTTCATTagtgagtttttttttttttcattttcttattttttttcataaattttttattttttgttaatatacTTAATGTATGCTAGATATACACTTAATGTATATTAAAGattgttcttttctaataaCATATTGATGTGATTTTCTATTACTTGAGGAAGAAACAGAAAATTATACATGATGATTTTCCAAGGTGTATTAcaatagataatattttttatcagtAAATACAGAGCCTACATTCTGATTTCTTGAAAAAGAAGGATTTAACTGTTATTTCAGGCTCACATTATGTTGCGAAGATTATTCGTGGTAAATCTATCTTATGTTCTACTCCTTGGGTTGATGTTGATCATGTTTTGTTTTCTATCCATGTTGGCAAGGAGTGGCATTAGATTTTGGATCGTTTGAGTTTCATAGATCATTGTATCTATGTTTATAACTCTTTGaggtaaaaaaagaaaaataattttgcattGGCAGTAGTGGAATCATATAGTATTTTGTTGCCTCATGTTCTTATTGTTGTTGGTTTTTATGATGAGCAGAAGGATATCGATTTTAACTCTAGTCCTTATGCAAATAAGAGTTTCAATGACCCATTTTGTATGAAAATAGTTGATGGGTTGCCTATTCAGAAAGACAAGTGAAGTCTTGtgttttattattgtattaatagttctatatttatttatttatttattttgatattatttattttctgttttgaaGTGATTGCGATGTCTTTGTTGCTTGCTTATTGAATACTTCATCCATGTAAAGGAATTCCCTTCCAATTTTAGCATGGAAATGCATCGGAATCGATTTGCTGCTTTACTTTATGCCTACGCTAAAATGAAGGAAGAAAATAACGTTGCAAGTGATGATGAATTTCATCCAATGTCCAAGTGATAATTGAAGTTGAAGATCTTTtgttatttagatatttaagaattttttttaatgttattttatgcttttgaatattaatgttgatgttttagttttttatatttttaaacattattgtatatatttgtttatatcttaatataagttgttttttcatttataagttttttttattttgttattcgtttagatatatgtataatatacttattatataCCTAAAGTATActtaatgtatttttaattatattctat is a genomic window of Ricinus communis isolate WT05 ecotype wild-type chromosome 2, ASM1957865v1, whole genome shotgun sequence containing:
- the LOC8262321 gene encoding uncharacterized protein LOC8262321, with the protein product MEGNLSQGGIFGGFDLQGSTRVHHHQEQHQHAVHHQQNPLHRQGSSVQPSTHEGFPLAMGTMRNSDQIISMTDYNKGDKGKNSASDEDEPSYTEDGADGHNDPSRGKKGSPWQRVKWTDKMVRLLITAVSYIGEDVTSDYGSGMRRKFSVLQKKGKWKSVSKVMAERGHLVSPQQCEDKFNDLNKRYKKLNDMLGRGTSCQVVENPALLDVIDYLTEKEKDDVRKILSSKHLFYEEMCSYHNGNRLHLPHDPALQRSLQLALRSKDGHDNDDVRRHQHDDMDEDDQEVETDDHDEFAETQASHGESRGIHGLLGGSAKRLRQGQGHEDVCFGNSSQDGNKGSHSNFQISEVDMNQNSPECTKAAWLQKQWMESRALQLEEQKLQIQIETLELEKQRFKWQRFSRKRDRELEKLRMENERMKLENERMALELKQKEICVDFN